The Pseudomonas extremaustralis genome contains a region encoding:
- a CDS encoding LysR substrate-binding domain-containing protein, producing MAAYNLRQLRYFVTTAECGSVAEASRKLYIAQPSVSTAIKQLEDSFGVQLFIRHHAQGVSLTPSGARFYRKALELLRVAHEFEQNALADNDVVAGQIDIGCFETVAPLYLPRLIAGFKARWPGVEIRIRDGEQQELVQALTAGSIDVAMLFEHDLGATIETTPLMPPQQPYALLPADHRFAQQAKVSLADLVREPMILLDVLPSRTYFVSIFEERGLTPNIVFSSPSIEMVRGMVGRGFGFSILVTKPFTEYTYDGQKVVCVPLAETVTGSGLSAVWLRRAPLTKPVQLFVDYCREELARLLA from the coding sequence ATGGCTGCCTACAACCTGCGTCAACTCAGGTATTTCGTCACCACCGCCGAATGCGGCAGCGTCGCCGAGGCGTCGCGCAAGCTGTATATCGCGCAGCCGTCGGTCTCCACCGCGATCAAGCAATTGGAAGACAGTTTTGGCGTGCAACTGTTTATCCGCCACCACGCCCAGGGCGTGTCGCTCACCCCCAGCGGCGCGCGGTTTTATCGCAAGGCGCTGGAGCTGTTGCGGGTGGCCCACGAGTTCGAGCAGAACGCCCTGGCCGACAACGATGTGGTGGCGGGGCAGATCGATATCGGTTGTTTCGAGACGGTGGCGCCGCTGTACCTGCCGCGATTGATCGCCGGCTTCAAGGCGCGCTGGCCGGGGGTGGAAATCCGCATTCGCGATGGCGAGCAACAGGAACTGGTGCAGGCGCTCACGGCGGGCAGTATCGACGTGGCGATGCTGTTCGAGCACGACCTGGGCGCCACCATCGAGACCACGCCGCTGATGCCGCCGCAACAGCCTTACGCGTTGCTGCCGGCGGATCACCGCTTTGCGCAGCAGGCCAAAGTGTCCCTGGCCGATCTGGTGCGGGAGCCGATGATCCTGCTGGATGTACTGCCGAGCCGTACGTACTTCGTGAGCATTTTTGAAGAGCGTGGGTTGACGCCGAATATCGTGTTCAGCTCGCCGTCGATCGAGATGGTGCGCGGGATGGTGGGCAGGGGGTTCGGGTTTTCGATTCTGGTGACCAAGCCGTTCACCGAGTACACCTATGACGGGCAGAAGGTCGTGTGCGTGCCGTTGGCGGAGACTGTCACCGGTTCAGGCTTGTCGGCGGTGTGGCTGCGGCGGGCGCCGTTGACCAAACCGGTGCAGTTGTTTGTCGACTATTGCCGCGAAGAACTCGCACGGTTACTCGCCTGA
- the argE gene encoding acetylornithine deacetylase has product MSRSRQLLQTLVGFDTTSRESNLQLIEFVRDYLAGFGVTSELVYNEERSKANLFASIGPLELAGIVLSGHTDVVPVDGQAWSVPPFELTERDGKLFGRGTADMKGYIACVLALVPELVKADLRRPVHIALSYDEEVGCLGVRSLLKVLEQRPLKPMLCIIGEPTGLKPVLGHKGKLAMRCDVHGEACHSAYAPYGVNAIEHAAELIGELGRIGQRLRDTRDARFDPPFSTVQTGVMSGGKALNIVPADCRFDFEIRALPSQDPGEVADQLKAYAEQQVLPRMQAVSAQSAIRFTELSAYPGLVTDECSQAAQLIADFSGSQEFGTVAFGTEGGLFDAAGIPTVVCGPGSMDQGHKPDEFVSVEQLDGCDEMLRRMYLSLSR; this is encoded by the coding sequence ATGAGCCGCAGTCGCCAATTGCTGCAGACGCTGGTGGGGTTCGATACCACCAGCCGCGAATCCAACCTGCAACTGATCGAGTTCGTGCGCGATTACCTGGCCGGGTTCGGCGTGACCAGCGAGTTGGTCTACAACGAAGAACGCAGCAAGGCCAACCTGTTTGCCAGCATCGGCCCGCTGGAGCTTGCGGGCATCGTACTGTCCGGGCATACCGATGTGGTGCCGGTGGACGGCCAAGCCTGGAGCGTACCGCCGTTCGAACTGACCGAGCGCGATGGCAAGTTGTTCGGCCGGGGCACGGCGGACATGAAGGGCTACATCGCCTGCGTGCTGGCGCTGGTGCCGGAACTGGTCAAGGCAGACTTACGCCGGCCGGTGCATATTGCACTGTCCTATGACGAAGAAGTCGGCTGCCTGGGCGTGCGTTCGCTGCTCAAGGTGCTGGAACAGCGCCCGCTCAAACCGATGCTGTGCATCATCGGCGAACCCACCGGACTCAAGCCGGTGCTCGGTCACAAGGGCAAGCTGGCGATGCGTTGCGATGTACATGGCGAGGCCTGCCATTCGGCCTATGCGCCGTATGGGGTGAACGCAATCGAACACGCCGCCGAGTTGATCGGTGAGTTGGGGCGCATCGGCCAGCGCTTGCGGGACACTCGGGATGCGCGTTTCGATCCACCGTTCAGTACCGTGCAGACCGGGGTGATGAGCGGCGGCAAGGCGCTGAATATCGTCCCCGCCGATTGCCGCTTCGACTTCGAGATCCGCGCCCTGCCGTCCCAGGACCCTGGCGAAGTGGCGGATCAATTGAAGGCGTATGCAGAACAGCAGGTGCTGCCGCGCATGCAGGCGGTGAGCGCGCAGAGTGCGATTCGCTTTACCGAGTTGTCGGCGTATCCCGGCTTGGTCACCGATGAGTGCAGCCAGGCGGCGCAACTGATCGCGGACTTTTCCGGCTCGCAGGAATTCGGCACGGTGGCGTTTGGCACCGAAGGTGGATTGTTTGATGCGGCGGGCATCCCCACCGTGGTGTGCGGGCCGGGGAGCATGGACCAGGGACACAAGCCGGATGAGTTTGTGAGCGTGGAGCAACTCGACGGCTGCGATGAAATGCTGCGGCGGATGTACCTGTCGCTCAGTCGCTGA
- a CDS encoding DUF1028 domain-containing protein — translation MTFSIVARCADTGQLGIAISSSSIAVGARCPWLRPGVGAVSTQNITLPALGPDVLDLLEQGLAPADAVDRALTRNGYSQYRQLTAIDHLGRSMHFSGSETLGTHHAVSGEQCVAAGNMLADRAVIAAMVSAFEQAEGQLADRLLAAMHAAIAAGGEAGPVHSAALVVVGELTWPIIDLRVDWADEAPINALQTLWDAYRPQVQDYIDRALAPDRSPGYGVAGDDR, via the coding sequence ATGACCTTTTCCATCGTCGCCCGTTGCGCGGACACCGGCCAACTGGGCATCGCCATCAGCTCATCGAGCATCGCCGTGGGCGCCCGTTGCCCGTGGCTGCGCCCCGGCGTGGGCGCGGTGTCGACCCAGAACATCACCCTGCCGGCCCTCGGCCCAGACGTGCTCGATCTGCTGGAGCAAGGCCTCGCCCCGGCCGACGCCGTCGACAGGGCCCTGACGCGCAACGGCTATAGCCAATACCGGCAGCTCACGGCCATCGATCACCTGGGCCGCAGCATGCATTTCAGCGGCAGTGAAACCCTCGGCACCCATCACGCGGTGTCGGGCGAACAATGCGTGGCGGCCGGCAATATGCTCGCCGATCGCGCCGTCATCGCGGCAATGGTCAGCGCCTTCGAACAGGCTGAAGGCCAACTGGCGGATCGTCTGCTGGCCGCCATGCACGCCGCCATCGCTGCCGGTGGCGAAGCCGGCCCGGTGCATTCCGCCGCGTTGGTGGTGGTGGGCGAACTGACCTGGCCGATCATCGACCTGCGGGTGGATTGGGCCGACGAAGCGCCCATCAATGCGCTGCAAACACTCTGGGACGCCTACCGCCCGCAAGTGCAGGACTACATCGACCGCGCCCTCGCCCCGGACCGTTCCCCCGGCTATGGCGTGGCCGGAGACGACCGATGA
- a CDS encoding RidA family protein — MPTHTRIRMFNTKETYPNQSLDNDLCQAVRAGNTVYVRGQVGTDFDGNLVGLGDPRAQAEQAMRNVKQLLEEAGSDLSHIVKTTTYLIDPRYREPVYQEVGKWLKGVFPISTGLVVSALGQPQWLMEIDVIAVIPE; from the coding sequence ATGCCTACCCACACTCGCATCCGCATGTTCAACACCAAGGAAACCTACCCCAACCAGAGCCTGGACAACGACCTGTGCCAGGCCGTGCGCGCCGGCAACACCGTGTATGTGCGCGGCCAGGTGGGCACCGATTTCGACGGCAACCTGGTCGGCCTCGGCGACCCACGCGCCCAGGCCGAGCAGGCCATGCGCAACGTCAAACAGCTGCTCGAGGAGGCAGGGTCCGACCTGTCCCATATCGTCAAGACCACCACCTACCTGATCGACCCACGCTACCGCGAGCCGGTGTATCAGGAAGTCGGCAAGTGGCTCAAAGGCGTGTTCCCGATTTCCACCGGGCTGGTGGTGTCGGCCCTGGGTCAGCCGCAATGGTTGATGGAAATCGACGTGATCGCCGTTATTCCCGAATAA
- a CDS encoding flavin-containing monooxygenase translates to MPDLNPTASQKDRHMTVATTTIDTLVVGAGQAGVAMSEHLSLQGVPHLVLERSRIAERWRTGRWDSLVANGPAWHDRFPGLAFDDVDPDGFAPKERVADYFETYARRFNAPIRTGVDVTSVVRNVGRPGFTVHTSEGVIEANRVVAATGAFQIPVIPAIAPEDTALHQIHSADYRNPAQLPAGAVLVVGAGSSGVQIADELQRAGRRVYLSVGAHDRPPRAYRNRDFCWWLGVLGEWDQAAMKPGREHVTIAVSGAHGGKTIDFRELAQQGMTLVGLTQSFDGHVATFQPNLVENLARGDENYLALLDAADAYVERNGLDLPPEPEARRVFPDADCITQPILTLDLAEAGITSIIWATGFAVDYSWLQVDAFDAAGKPQHQRGVSSEAGIYFLGLPWQSRRGSSFIWGVWHDAKYVADHIAIQRQYLEYREAAPVAHKKTANA, encoded by the coding sequence ATGCCCGACCTGAATCCAACTGCATCACAGAAGGACAGACACATGACTGTAGCGACAACAACAATAGACACCCTGGTGGTGGGCGCCGGTCAAGCTGGCGTGGCCATGAGCGAGCACCTGAGCCTGCAAGGCGTGCCGCACCTGGTGCTGGAGCGCAGCCGGATCGCCGAGCGCTGGCGCACCGGGCGTTGGGATTCGCTGGTGGCCAACGGGCCGGCCTGGCACGACCGCTTTCCGGGCCTGGCGTTCGATGACGTCGACCCGGACGGCTTTGCGCCCAAGGAACGGGTGGCGGATTACTTTGAGACCTATGCACGCCGGTTCAACGCACCGATCCGCACTGGCGTCGACGTGACCTCGGTGGTGCGCAATGTGGGCCGCCCCGGTTTCACCGTGCACACCAGCGAAGGCGTGATCGAAGCCAACCGCGTGGTGGCGGCGACCGGGGCGTTCCAGATCCCGGTGATTCCGGCGATTGCGCCAGAGGACACCGCGCTGCATCAGATCCACTCCGCCGACTATCGCAACCCGGCCCAACTGCCGGCCGGCGCCGTGCTGGTGGTAGGCGCCGGGTCGTCGGGCGTGCAGATTGCCGATGAATTGCAGCGCGCCGGTCGCCGGGTGTACCTCTCGGTCGGCGCCCACGACCGCCCGCCGCGTGCCTACCGCAACCGCGATTTCTGCTGGTGGCTGGGGGTGCTGGGCGAGTGGGACCAGGCCGCGATGAAACCCGGTCGCGAGCATGTGACCATCGCGGTCAGTGGCGCCCATGGCGGCAAGACCATCGACTTCCGCGAGCTGGCCCAGCAAGGCATGACCCTGGTCGGCCTGACTCAATCCTTCGATGGCCACGTCGCCACGTTCCAACCCAACCTGGTGGAGAACCTGGCCCGAGGCGATGAAAACTACCTGGCCCTGCTGGACGCGGCCGACGCCTACGTCGAACGCAACGGCCTGGACCTGCCGCCGGAACCCGAAGCCCGTCGCGTGTTCCCCGACGCAGACTGCATCACGCAGCCGATCCTGACCCTGGACCTGGCCGAAGCCGGCATCACCTCGATCATCTGGGCCACCGGGTTTGCCGTGGACTACAGCTGGCTGCAGGTCGATGCGTTCGACGCCGCCGGCAAGCCACAACACCAGCGCGGGGTGTCCAGCGAAGCCGGGATCTACTTCCTCGGTTTACCCTGGCAGTCGCGCCGTGGCTCGTCGTTTATCTGGGGCGTGTGGCACGACGCCAAGTACGTGGCCGACCATATCGCTATCCAGCGCCAGTACCTTGAGTACCGCGAAGCCGCGCCGGTCGCTCACAAAAAAACGGCCAACGCCTGA
- a CDS encoding GNAT family N-acetyltransferase — translation MRTIRTMTPCDYDAVLALMQDTPGISLRDADSREATERYLARNPGLSFVAEAEGRLIGCVMCGHDGRRGYLQHLLVLPEYRRQGIARALTQRCLVVLEQLGIHKCHLDVFKTNSGAARYWQGQGWTLRTDIDRYSFTRPGHENA, via the coding sequence ATGCGCACAATCCGCACCATGACCCCCTGCGACTACGATGCCGTCCTCGCCCTGATGCAGGACACTCCCGGTATTTCCCTGCGCGATGCCGACTCCCGCGAGGCCACCGAACGCTATCTGGCGCGCAACCCCGGCCTGAGTTTTGTGGCTGAAGCCGAAGGCCGGTTGATCGGGTGTGTGATGTGCGGCCACGATGGGCGACGCGGTTATCTGCAACATCTGCTGGTGCTGCCGGAGTATCGCCGCCAGGGCATTGCGCGTGCGTTGACGCAACGCTGTCTCGTCGTGCTGGAGCAACTGGGCATCCACAAATGCCACCTCGATGTGTTCAAGACCAACAGCGGCGCCGCCCGCTATTGGCAGGGCCAGGGGTGGACGTTGCGCACGGATATCGACCGTTATTCATTCACCCGGCCGGGGCATGAAAACGCCTGA
- a CDS encoding ShlB/FhaC/HecB family hemolysin secretion/activation protein has product MIDRFMLLLVPASLAVCTSFAVAADSDPLSPRFDITRFEVRGNTLLPASALAQSVAPFVGPQRDFSDVAKAQEALEDAFHRHGYQLVRVDLPEQELNGGVVVLDVVQVRIGQVAIVGNQHFSAANVRQSLPGLQEGASPDLAAVSKSLKLANENPAKQTVMKLKSGTASDTVDADLQVSDESPWNAALNIDNSGSKETGRTYVGAVLQNANMFGRDQVMSLQYTTTVEKPERVSVYGLGYHLPLYALGDSLDFFTSYSDVDSGTVTAGIFDVAVSGRGTIFGTRYNQNLATLGNYQSKLIYGVDYKAYKSSLELFDVQLGNDITVHPVSLGYQGTWVRVDGDANIGLSLLHNIPGGAKGQQRDFDLARTHARDDYTALRFAASITQSLPAAWQLRAALNGQYTKDALVPGEQFGAGGAASVRGFREREVSNDSGVVGNLEAYTPPLCLGGSWQCRALAFYDAGYLTRNDALPGEFEHISLSSTGLGVRLIYRRNLNLQMDYGHALHAEASETQRGDDRLHVRLSLAF; this is encoded by the coding sequence ATGATCGACCGTTTCATGCTGTTGCTGGTGCCCGCCTCATTGGCGGTGTGCACCTCCTTCGCCGTGGCCGCTGACAGCGACCCGCTGTCGCCACGCTTTGATATCACCCGCTTTGAAGTACGCGGCAACACGCTGTTGCCCGCCAGTGCGCTGGCGCAGAGTGTGGCGCCGTTCGTGGGGCCCCAGCGCGATTTCAGCGATGTGGCCAAGGCCCAGGAGGCGCTCGAAGACGCCTTCCATCGGCACGGCTATCAATTGGTGCGCGTCGACCTGCCTGAGCAGGAACTGAATGGCGGCGTGGTGGTGCTGGACGTGGTGCAGGTACGGATTGGCCAGGTGGCGATCGTCGGCAACCAGCATTTCAGCGCGGCCAATGTGCGCCAGTCGTTGCCGGGCCTGCAAGAAGGCGCCTCGCCTGACCTGGCGGCAGTGTCCAAGAGCCTGAAGCTGGCCAACGAGAACCCGGCCAAGCAGACCGTGATGAAGCTCAAGAGCGGCACCGCCAGCGATACGGTGGACGCCGACCTGCAGGTGAGCGATGAGTCGCCGTGGAACGCCGCGCTCAACATCGATAACAGCGGGTCGAAGGAAACCGGACGGACCTACGTGGGCGCCGTGCTGCAAAACGCCAATATGTTCGGGCGCGACCAGGTGATGAGCCTGCAATACACCACCACCGTGGAAAAGCCCGAGCGGGTCAGCGTCTACGGCCTGGGCTATCACCTGCCGCTGTATGCCCTGGGAGACTCGCTGGACTTTTTCACCAGCTACTCGGACGTCGACAGCGGCACGGTGACGGCGGGTATCTTCGACGTGGCCGTCAGTGGGCGCGGCACGATCTTCGGCACGCGCTACAACCAGAACCTGGCGACGCTGGGCAACTACCAGTCCAAGCTGATCTATGGCGTCGACTACAAGGCCTACAAAAGCAGCCTGGAACTGTTCGATGTGCAACTGGGCAATGACATCACCGTGCACCCGGTCAGCCTGGGTTACCAGGGCACCTGGGTGCGGGTGGACGGCGATGCGAATATCGGCCTGTCGCTGTTGCACAACATTCCCGGCGGCGCCAAGGGTCAGCAGCGCGATTTCGACCTGGCGCGCACCCATGCCCGGGACGACTACACCGCGTTGCGGTTCGCCGCCAGCATCACCCAGAGCCTGCCGGCCGCCTGGCAGTTGCGCGCCGCCTTGAACGGCCAGTACACCAAGGATGCCCTGGTGCCGGGCGAGCAGTTCGGCGCTGGCGGTGCGGCGTCGGTGCGTGGCTTTCGTGAGCGCGAGGTGAGCAACGACTCAGGGGTGGTCGGCAACCTGGAAGCCTACACGCCGCCGCTGTGCCTGGGCGGCAGTTGGCAGTGCCGCGCCCTGGCGTTCTACGACGCCGGCTACCTGACCCGCAACGACGCGCTGCCCGGCGAGTTCGAGCACATCAGTTTGAGCAGCACCGGCCTGGGGGTGCGCCTGATCTACCGACGCAACCTCAACCTGCAAATGGACTACGGCCATGCCTTGCACGCCGAGGCCAGTGAAACCCAGCGCGGCGATGATCGCCTGCACGTCCGTCTCAGCCTGGCCTTTTGA